In a single window of the Lodderomyces elongisporus chromosome 4, complete sequence genome:
- the RPB9 gene encoding DNA-directed RNA polymerase II core subunit rpb9 (BUSCO:EOG092654O3): MASFRFCAECNNMLYPKEDKDGQRLLYGCRNCGYNEIADDSKVYRHELMTNIGATAGVVEDIGNDPTLPRSNKECPQCYNRDCVFFQSQQRRKDTSMILFFVCLDCKHVFQA, translated from the coding sequence ATGGCTTCATTTAGATTCTGTGCCGAGTGCAATAATATGCTTTATCCAAAGGAGGACAAGGACGGACAACGTCTTCTTTATGGATGCAGAAATTGTGGATACAACGAGATAGCAGACGATTCGAAAGTCTACCGTCATGAGTTAATGACCAATATTGGTGCCActgctggtgttgttgaagatatTGGAAATGATCCTACATTGCCCAGATCAAATAAGGAGTGCCCTCAATGCTATAATCGAGATTGCGTGttttttcaaagtcaacagagaagaaaagatacCAGTAtgattttgttctttgtttgtttggaTTGCAAGCATGTTTTCCAGGCTTGA
- the TPK2_3 gene encoding cAMP-dependent protein kinase catalytic subunit — MTNLLKKLHIHKFDNNQHSEKQQSTPILEQKYSDNNNDNDNDNDNDNDNDNDNDNDHDNDNDNDHDNNYNMSQQQFSQSSHVPGQAIAHPGTPQSASNPQNVTATTTANVTQAQANLHAQQQAQLQEQQRQQQFAQQQQQQQQQQQQQQQQTTAADAAIQKSLLPTRSTVSKGKYSLQDFSIMRTLGTGSFGRVHLVRSVHNGRYYAIKVLKKQQVVKMKQVEHTNDERKMLKLIEHPFLIRMWGTFQDSNNLFMVMDYIEGGELFSLLRKSQRFPNPVAKFYAAEVVLALDYLHSHDIIYRDLKPENILLDRNGHIKITDFGFAKEVTTVTWTLCGTPDYIAPEVITTKPYNKSVDWWSLGVLIFEMLAGYTPFYDTTPMKTYEKILAGKIHYPSFFNPNEIDLLSKLITADLTRRLGNLMNGPADIRNHPWFQEVVWEKLLAKDIETPYEPPITAGVGDSSLFDHYPEAQLDYGAQGEDPYAQYFQDF, encoded by the coding sequence ATGACaaacttgttgaaaaaactCCACATACACAAATTTGATAACAATCAGCACCTGGAAAAGCAACAATCAACACCAATTTTAGAGCAGAAATATTCtgataacaacaacgacaacgacaacgacaacgacaacgacaacgacaacgacaacgacaacgacaacgaccacgacaacgacaacgacaacgaccACGACAACAATTACAATATGAGTCAACAACAGTTCTCACAGTCTTCACACGTCCCCGGACAGGCAATTGCCCATCCAGGAACTCCACAATCAGCATCCAACCCACAAAATGTCACAGCTACAACAACGGCCAATGTTACACAAGCTCAGGCCAATTTGCATGCTCAACAACAAGCTCAAttacaagaacaacaacggcaacaacaatttgctcagcaacaacaacaacaacaacagcaacaacagcaacaacagcaacaaactACAGCAGCTGATGCCGCAATTCAGAAGTCACTACTTCCAACAAGGTCAACTGTCAGTAAAGGCAAGTACTCACTTCAAGACTTTTCCATTATGAGGACTTTGGGTACTGGATCTTTTGGGCGAGTCCATTTGGTGAGGTCTGTGCACAATGGAAGATACTATGCTATCAAAGTAttgaagaaacaacaagttGTTAAAATGAAACAAGTTGAGCATACCAACGACGAAAGGAAGATGTTAAAATTGATTGAGCATCCTTTTTTGATTAGGATGTGGGGTACGTTTCAAGACTCAAATAACCTATTTATGGTGATGGACTATATCGAGGGTGGTGAgttgttttctttgcttaGAAAATCACAAAGATTCCCCAACCCTGTGGCCAAATTCTATGCTGCTGAAGTAGTGTTGGCATTGGACTATTTACATAGTCACGACATTATCTACAGAGACTTGAAGCCAGAAAATATCTTGCTCGACAGAAACGGACATATCAAGATTACAGATTTCGGATTTGCCAAAGAGGTTACTACAGTGACATGGACTTTGTGTGGAACACCTGATTATATTGCACCCGAAGTCATCACCACAAAACCATACAACAAATCCGTTGATTGGTGGAGTCTTGGAGTGTTGATCTTTGAGATGCTTGCTGGATACACACCATTTTATGATACCACGCCGATGAAGACATACGAGAAGATTCTTGCCGGTAAAATCCACTACCCAAGCTTCTTTAATCCGAATGAGATTGACTTGTTGTCGAAGTTGATTACGGCAGACTTGACAAGACGTTTGGGTAATTTGATGAATGGACCAGCAGATATTAGAAACCATCCATGGTTCCAAGAAGTCGTGTGGGAGAAGTTGTTGGCCAAGGATATTGAGACTCCTTATGAGCCACCAATCACCGCAGGTGTTGGTGACTCGAGTTTATTCGACCATTACCCGGAGGCGCAACTAGACTACGGTGCACAAGGTGAAGACCCATATGCGCAATATTTCCAGGACTTTTAA
- the MNP1 gene encoding 54S ribosomal protein L12, mitochondrial (BUSCO:EOG09265HPJ) translates to MSVIRQVTKINARFASAQFRRSVPALISQSVRFNSTTAAAPAAESAPVDPKISQIVDQISVLTLFETSQLVSELKSRLNISDIALPAAGAAAPSGASAAPAEEEEAKVPVEEKTIFTIKLESFDAKSKPKIIKEVKGLLGLSLVESKKFVESAPKVLKENVAKEDADKIKATLEGLGAKVTLE, encoded by the coding sequence atgtCAGTCATTCGCCAGGTAACTAAAATCAACGCTAGATTTGCATCTGCACAATTTAGAAGATCAGTGCCGGCTCTTATATCACAATCAGTCAGATTCAACTCCACcacagcagcagcacctGCCGCAGAATCTGCTCCAGTAGACCCTAAAATCAGCCAAATTGTTGACCAAATCTCCGTTTTGACACTTTTTGAAACTTCGCAATTAGTTTCTGAGCTTAAATCAAGACTCAACATCAGTGATATTGCACTCCCAGCTGCTGGCGCTGCTGCTCCAAGCGGTGCCTCAGCTGCACCAgcagaggaagaagaagctaAAGTACCTGTTGAAGAGAAAACCATCTTCACCATTAAATTAGAGAGTTTTGATGCCAAATCTAAGCCAAAGATCATCAAGGAAGTCAAGGGTTTGTTGGGCTTGAGTTTGGTGGAAAGTAAGAAATTTGTCGAGAGTGCGCCAAAGGTGTTGAAAGAGAATGTTGCTAAAGAAGATGCCGATAAGATCAAGGCCACTTTGGAAGGATTGGGCGCTAAGGTTACCTTGGAGTAG